Proteins from one Desulfonema limicola genomic window:
- a CDS encoding GTPase/DUF3482 domain-containing protein, whose protein sequence is MNPGMIPEFAIVGHPNEGKSSVVSTLAEDDSVRVSPVPGETIQCQTFPVSIDGQEIIRFTDTPGFQNPRQTLEWMKNYQGKDSEIVDSFCQFHKDNPDFKDDCELFSPIARGAGIIYVVDGSRPLRSTDKAEMDVLRLTGRPRMAIINCKEDQADYLEQWKNEFRKHFNSVRVFNAHKATYAERIELLETLKSIDQDWQPFLEKVISAFKKEWEHRNTLVVDIIYSMFIQCLQFSISRNFTDKSGTDTIKKKLQNEFNRSLEKMEKNAHEQIRKLFKHNIFNYDLPAHSILNENLFNEQTWQLLGLTQKQLITAAGIAGGAIGAAIDVAAAGLTFGIFTAIGGAAGAGWAALGGAKKLAKNKIVGMNLGGQQIKIGPVDNIQFFYILMDRALIFYSHIINWAHGRRDYSLVPIEKKSDPVKSGFTAEWDENTKKICTSFFKAVRSNDEKHIEDSRDLVKEIIKQALIKISHSERKYGLMFKQ, encoded by the coding sequence ATGAATCCCGGTATGATTCCCGAATTTGCCATTGTAGGACATCCCAATGAAGGCAAATCTTCTGTTGTATCAACCCTGGCTGAAGACGACAGTGTACGGGTCAGTCCTGTACCTGGAGAAACCATTCAATGCCAGACCTTTCCCGTGTCCATTGACGGACAGGAAATTATAAGGTTTACAGATACCCCTGGGTTTCAAAATCCACGGCAGACCCTGGAATGGATGAAAAACTACCAGGGCAAAGACAGCGAAATCGTTGATAGTTTCTGCCAGTTTCACAAGGATAACCCTGATTTCAAGGATGACTGCGAGCTTTTTTCTCCCATTGCCAGAGGAGCAGGTATTATCTATGTTGTTGACGGTTCCCGTCCCCTTCGCAGTACAGATAAGGCAGAAATGGATGTTCTGCGGCTCACAGGCCGTCCAAGAATGGCAATAATAAACTGCAAGGAAGATCAGGCTGATTATCTTGAGCAGTGGAAAAACGAATTTCGCAAACATTTTAATTCTGTCCGGGTTTTTAATGCCCATAAAGCCACTTATGCAGAACGCATTGAACTTCTGGAAACCTTAAAAAGTATTGACCAGGACTGGCAGCCCTTTCTGGAAAAGGTTATATCAGCATTTAAAAAGGAATGGGAACATAGAAATACCCTGGTGGTTGACATTATATATTCCATGTTTATCCAATGCCTGCAATTTTCCATTTCCAGGAATTTTACAGATAAATCAGGGACTGATACCATTAAAAAAAAGCTCCAGAATGAATTTAACCGCTCCCTTGAAAAAATGGAAAAAAATGCCCATGAACAAATCAGGAAACTGTTTAAGCATAATATATTTAACTATGACCTGCCTGCACATTCCATTCTTAATGAAAATCTATTTAATGAACAAACCTGGCAGCTACTGGGGCTTACACAAAAACAGCTTATCACAGCAGCAGGGATTGCAGGAGGTGCAATTGGTGCTGCCATAGACGTGGCGGCCGCAGGTTTGACCTTTGGCATATTTACTGCCATAGGCGGGGCAGCCGGGGCAGGATGGGCAGCTCTTGGAGGAGCTAAAAAACTTGCAAAAAACAAGATTGTGGGAATGAATCTTGGAGGACAGCAGATTAAAATAGGGCCTGTTGACAATATACAGTTTTTTTATATTCTTATGGATCGTGCCCTGATTTTTTATTCCCATATAATAAACTGGGCCCATGGCCGGAGAGATTATTCCCTTGTTCCCATAGAAAAAAAATCTGACCCTGTTAAAAGCGGTTTTACAGCAGAATGGGATGAAAATACAAAAAAAATATGCACCAGTTTTTTCAAAGCAGTCCGCAGTAATGACGAAAAACATATTGAAGACAGCAGGGATTTGGTTAAAGAGATAATAAAACAGGCATTAATAAAAATATCCCACAGCGAACGAAAATACGGACTAATGTTTAAGCAATGA
- a CDS encoding type II toxin-antitoxin system VapC family toxin: protein MKYYFDTSSLVKIYHREEGTETVLNIYKKHDEIIILELSKIEFISTIIPIMTV from the coding sequence ATGAAATATTATTTTGATACATCATCTCTTGTGAAAATCTATCATCGTGAAGAAGGCACTGAAACTGTTTTGAATATTTACAAAAAACATGATGAAATCATTATTTTGGAGCTGAGTAAAATTGAATTTATTTCAACAATTATTCCTATTATGACTGTCTGA
- a CDS encoding DUF2868 domain-containing protein — protein sequence MLKKMKAVWKIKDIIDLEYFFYIDDNNQDEIQEKSLAHRDRKIWLEHIEPLGTKEKPVSRLEGIRLWVQQRRDMEKNIQGSEPVLPGDTFDEIYRLLIYLFLIFGAVTGAGLAFSFLAYTGTAPLNVSVYLGGLVFIQLFFLAVLGIFFLLCLINRSFLSKSIILYLTARLASWLALKMKKHAITKLSGKQRNGIQAAFGLIKGKKQVYGTLFYWPVFILAQIFGIGFNLGALCATLLRVLGTDIAFGWQSTIQVSARFVFDMAAMMAMPWSWFVNPEIAHPSLAQIQGSHMILKDGIYHLATKDLVSWWPFLCLSLVFYGLIPRVLLLTAGLTLSYQKLSMLDFSHNECEKLMNRMTRPLVITKGNPSISGTVPEIENHDLALPVSENENLNNNLTALIHDDIFESFEDEELNTVIQNALNFRVREKIRTGRDYKEDKALIERLSRNNNSVLILQEAWQPPIKENLIFIQELRKALGEKSRIILALIGKPEPDTIFTQVRETDWKTWKQKINTLGDSYLCMERLVL from the coding sequence ATGTTAAAAAAAATGAAAGCAGTCTGGAAAATTAAAGATATTATTGATCTGGAATATTTTTTTTATATTGATGACAATAATCAGGATGAAATTCAGGAAAAAAGTCTGGCACATAGGGACAGGAAAATCTGGCTTGAGCATATTGAGCCTTTGGGAACAAAGGAAAAACCTGTTTCCAGACTGGAAGGTATAAGGTTATGGGTTCAGCAGCGAAGGGATATGGAAAAAAATATTCAGGGTTCAGAACCTGTCCTGCCTGGAGATACCTTTGATGAGATATACCGGCTTTTAATCTATTTATTTCTTATTTTTGGAGCTGTAACAGGTGCAGGACTGGCATTTTCATTTCTGGCCTATACTGGAACAGCGCCTTTGAATGTATCAGTTTATCTTGGGGGGCTGGTTTTTATTCAATTGTTTTTTCTTGCAGTACTTGGAATCTTTTTTTTATTATGTTTAATAAACCGTTCGTTTTTAAGTAAATCCATAATACTATATTTAACAGCCCGGCTTGCTTCATGGCTTGCGTTGAAAATGAAAAAACATGCCATAACAAAGCTTTCAGGAAAACAGCGCAATGGTATCCAGGCTGCTTTTGGGCTTATTAAGGGGAAAAAACAGGTTTACGGCACCCTGTTTTACTGGCCTGTTTTTATCCTGGCACAGATTTTTGGGATTGGCTTTAATCTTGGCGCTCTTTGCGCTACCCTGCTTCGTGTACTGGGTACTGATATTGCTTTTGGATGGCAGTCAACAATCCAGGTCAGTGCCAGATTTGTTTTTGATATGGCTGCTATGATGGCAATGCCCTGGTCATGGTTTGTAAACCCTGAGATTGCCCATCCTTCCCTGGCCCAGATTCAGGGAAGCCATATGATACTTAAAGATGGCATTTATCATCTGGCTACAAAGGACCTTGTGTCCTGGTGGCCTTTTTTGTGTCTGTCCCTTGTTTTTTACGGCTTGATTCCCAGAGTTCTCCTGCTTACAGCCGGACTGACCCTGAGTTATCAAAAACTTTCCATGCTTGATTTCAGTCATAATGAATGTGAAAAGCTCATGAACCGTATGACAAGACCTCTTGTCATTACTAAGGGTAATCCTTCAATATCAGGCACAGTTCCAGAGATTGAAAATCATGACCTTGCCCTGCCTGTTTCTGAAAATGAAAATTTAAACAATAATTTAACTGCCCTGATTCATGATGATATTTTTGAATCTTTTGAAGATGAGGAATTAAACACGGTTATACAAAACGCGTTAAATTTCAGGGTCAGGGAAAAGATCAGGACAGGCCGTGATTATAAGGAAGATAAAGCTTTGATTGAACGGCTTTCCCGTAATAATAATAGTGTTTTAATCCTCCAGGAAGCATGGCAGCCTCCTATAAAGGAAAACCTTATATTTATTCAGGAACTCAGGAAAGCTCTTGGAGAAAAATCCAGAATTATACTGGCTTTAATTGGAAAACCTGAACCAGATACAATATTTACACAAGTAAGAGAAACAGACTGGAAAACATGGAAACAAAAAATCAATACCCTTGGAGACTCCTATCTTTGTATGGAAAGGCTGGTGCTATAA
- a CDS encoding DNA cytosine methyltransferase, with product MNIPAFDPDLLMPHLKSNGLKALSLFSGGGGLDLGFFRAGYEHLASYELIPICKNTLSSNLRCGRICCGPEEGNVANIDWSDYQGKTDIVHGGPPCQPFSIAGAQKGSDDKRNMWGEFSRAVNTIKPGVFIAENVPGILSPKFRGFVKKHIFDQLSDYAIATFEMHAADYGVPQIRKRVFFVGFRSKTQFNEFTPLSPYVLS from the coding sequence GTGAATATTCCGGCTTTTGATCCAGACTTGTTAATGCCTCACCTGAAAAGCAACGGTCTGAAAGCACTCAGCCTTTTCAGCGGAGGCGGCGGACTGGATTTGGGTTTTTTCAGGGCGGGATATGAACATCTGGCATCTTACGAGCTCATACCAATATGTAAGAATACATTATCTTCAAATCTGAGATGTGGGAGAATATGCTGCGGCCCTGAAGAAGGAAATGTTGCAAACATAGATTGGAGTGATTACCAAGGAAAAACAGACATAGTTCACGGTGGCCCCCCATGTCAGCCATTTTCAATTGCCGGCGCGCAAAAAGGTTCGGATGACAAAAGAAATATGTGGGGAGAATTCAGCAGGGCTGTCAATACAATAAAGCCCGGGGTTTTCATAGCGGAAAATGTTCCCGGAATACTCAGTCCGAAGTTCAGAGGTTTTGTCAAAAAGCATATTTTCGATCAGCTTTCAGATTACGCAATAGCCACATTTGAAATGCATGCCGCAGATTACGGAGTTCCGCAAATCAGAAAGAGAGTGTTTTTTGTCGGCTTCAGAAGTAAAACACAGTTTAATGAATTCACCCCCCTCAGCCCATACGTGTTAAGTTAA
- the lpxK gene encoding tetraacyldisaccharide 4'-kinase, with amino-acid sequence MKRFKQNIESTMNSEKNDSFLSFFLYILSLIYGTILQFRAVLYKKKILRPERMPCKVISIGNITAGGTGKTPVTVLLAEMLDTHGIKPVIISRGYKGKAEKTGGIVSNGREILMSSAKSGDEPFMMAQRLKNIPVIVGRNRIKSGHLAVRHFNPDLILLDDGFQHLKLKTDINIVLIDSSRPFGNNHIIPRGMLREPLSALSRGDIFIFTRFNGQNLFSHRIIKKFAKNKPVFTSCHIPYIYKIINTTNSNLQADIKGAGAVAFSGIAKNEDFLETIKGFGCSIIKSFGFPDHHPYSDKDINTIKNTTKKVHADILITTEKDYARMDPNISWTVPLVVIGINISINEKASFFKLILSALDN; translated from the coding sequence ATGAAAAGATTTAAGCAGAATATAGAATCTACAATGAATTCTGAAAAAAATGACAGTTTTTTGTCATTTTTTTTATATATACTGTCATTAATTTATGGAACCATACTTCAATTTCGGGCTGTTTTATATAAAAAGAAAATACTCAGACCTGAAAGAATGCCCTGCAAGGTCATATCAATAGGCAATATAACAGCAGGAGGAACAGGAAAAACCCCTGTAACTGTTTTACTGGCTGAAATGCTGGACACTCATGGTATAAAACCCGTGATTATCAGCAGGGGATATAAAGGCAAAGCTGAAAAAACAGGGGGAATTGTCAGCAATGGCAGGGAAATTTTAATGAGTTCCGCAAAATCAGGGGATGAGCCTTTTATGATGGCGCAAAGATTAAAAAATATTCCTGTAATAGTAGGCAGAAACCGTATTAAATCAGGACATCTGGCAGTCAGGCATTTTAATCCAGATTTAATTTTACTTGATGATGGTTTTCAGCATTTAAAACTAAAAACAGATATAAATATAGTGCTGATAGACAGCAGCAGACCCTTTGGCAATAATCATATTATTCCCAGGGGAATGCTGAGAGAGCCTTTGTCTGCATTATCCCGAGGGGATATATTTATTTTTACACGATTTAATGGACAAAACCTGTTTTCTCACAGGATAATTAAAAAATTTGCAAAAAACAAACCTGTTTTTACTTCCTGTCATATTCCTTATATTTACAAGATAATCAATACAACCAATTCAAATCTCCAGGCTGATATAAAAGGAGCAGGGGCTGTTGCATTTTCAGGTATTGCAAAAAATGAAGATTTCCTGGAAACTATTAAAGGATTTGGATGCAGTATAATCAAAAGTTTTGGATTTCCTGACCATCATCCATATTCAGATAAAGATATCAATACTATAAAAAACACAACAAAAAAAGTCCATGCAGACATACTTATAACAACAGAAAAAGATTATGCCCGCATGGACCCAAATATATCATGGACTGTACCTCTTGTTGTAATTGGTATTAATATATCAATTAATGAAAAAGCCTCATTCTTCAAACTGATTTTGTCTGCCCTGGATAATTGA
- a CDS encoding methyl-accepting chemotaxis protein encodes MNINKKIYLISLSGLIILGMLSLGISVFFLNMQGKLEIQEYENAVIYQRKQGLRSLIQSVYIFLEKNYQNSVDPEKFSALYLKELKNLINIPFKMIETIYQLDNISEEKKKEMVIKIIETLRYNNDEYFWINDMKPSMIMHPYSPELNGRDISGLTDPNGKRLFVEMANQCKVNGEGSVTYMWSMPGSSKAVPKLSYVKLFKPWNWIIGTGVYMETAEKEIKESSKTIINTLKYGSGNEDYFYIFNTVTKKMVQHPRPDLINTDIDSNIYTDHTGQRILSEQLKIALEKEQGFSYYKWPKLGKKDPVSKITYLKLFKPWNWVIATGVYMDDIESDIMEKQVVINQNIRRQSFLLILSIISVIIAVLTITYIFIQKNIYEPVNSSIEGLTNCAGSIKFISDNIAEYSTEVNKSVSVQLTQHTEIISLLDETILNIQQNTDNAGKMKILRDDSLKSLVNAAETISLAVEAVNRIRAKGEETRRIIKTIDEIAFQTNLLSLNASIEAARTGETGLGFAVVAGEVRKLAVITGNSSKNIKDIIEDTLKEISIGFDLIQKTSEVFKIVNENNQNIAELIDKVLSASDHQTQLIKAVSKNIKNITMIIQKYSSKTNSFVLTSKELDTHSEHMKGFTNKFKLLIKKSF; translated from the coding sequence ATGAATATCAATAAAAAAATATATCTTATAAGTCTTTCAGGACTGATTATACTGGGCATGCTTTCTCTGGGAATATCTGTTTTCTTTTTAAATATGCAGGGAAAGCTGGAAATACAGGAATATGAAAATGCAGTTATTTACCAAAGAAAGCAAGGACTTAGAAGTCTTATCCAAAGTGTATATATATTTTTGGAAAAAAATTACCAGAATTCAGTTGATCCTGAAAAATTTTCAGCCCTTTACCTTAAAGAACTCAAAAATCTGATCAATATTCCCTTCAAAATGATTGAAACAATTTACCAGCTTGACAATATTTCTGAAGAAAAGAAAAAAGAAATGGTTATAAAAATTATTGAAACGCTTAGATATAATAATGATGAATATTTCTGGATTAATGACATGAAACCGTCAATGATTATGCACCCTTACAGCCCTGAACTAAACGGCAGGGATATTTCTGGTCTTACGGATCCCAATGGAAAAAGATTGTTTGTAGAAATGGCAAATCAGTGTAAAGTAAATGGTGAAGGTTCTGTAACTTATATGTGGTCTATGCCTGGAAGCAGTAAAGCTGTTCCAAAATTATCTTATGTAAAATTATTTAAGCCGTGGAACTGGATTATTGGAACCGGGGTTTATATGGAAACAGCAGAAAAAGAAATCAAGGAAAGTTCAAAGACTATTATCAACACTTTGAAATACGGCTCTGGTAATGAGGATTACTTTTATATATTTAATACTGTCACCAAAAAAATGGTTCAGCATCCACGGCCTGATCTAATTAATACAGATATTGATTCAAATATTTATACTGATCATACCGGGCAAAGAATATTATCTGAACAATTGAAAATTGCCCTGGAAAAAGAACAAGGTTTTTCTTATTATAAATGGCCCAAGCTTGGGAAAAAAGACCCGGTTTCAAAGATTACCTATTTAAAACTTTTTAAACCGTGGAACTGGGTTATTGCCACAGGTGTATATATGGATGATATTGAATCAGATATAATGGAAAAACAGGTTGTAATAAATCAAAATATCCGCAGGCAGAGCTTTTTATTGATTTTATCAATAATTTCAGTAATAATCGCAGTATTAACAATCACATATATTTTTATACAAAAAAATATCTATGAGCCTGTTAATTCCAGTATTGAAGGATTGACTAACTGCGCTGGTTCCATAAAATTCATTTCAGATAATATAGCTGAATACAGCACAGAGGTAAATAAAAGTGTTTCAGTCCAGCTTACTCAACACACTGAAATTATATCCTTATTAGATGAAACAATCCTGAATATACAACAAAATACAGATAATGCCGGCAAGATGAAGATTTTAAGAGATGATTCTTTAAAATCCCTGGTTAATGCTGCTGAAACAATCAGCCTGGCAGTTGAAGCTGTAAATCGAATCAGGGCAAAAGGCGAAGAAACAAGAAGGATTATTAAAACTATTGATGAAATTGCATTTCAGACAAATCTTCTTTCCCTGAATGCCTCTATTGAGGCAGCACGTACAGGAGAAACAGGGCTTGGATTTGCAGTTGTTGCCGGTGAGGTCAGAAAGCTTGCCGTCATAACAGGTAACTCATCTAAAAATATAAAGGATATTATTGAAGATACTTTAAAAGAAATCTCAATAGGATTTGATTTAATACAAAAAACATCGGAAGTATTTAAAATAGTTAATGAAAATAATCAAAATATTGCTGAACTCATAGACAAGGTTTTATCAGCTTCAGATCATCAGACCCAGCTAATTAAAGCAGTCAGCAAAAACATAAAGAATATTACCATGATAATCCAGAAATATTCTTCAAAAACAAATAGTTTTGTTTTAACATCAAAGGAACTTGATACCCACTCAGAGCATATGAAAGGCTTTACTAACAAGTTCAAGCTGTTAATAAAAAAATCATTTTAA
- a CDS encoding putative transposase — protein sequence MKALQHSLPFLPEEIQIISDKIGVVRNDSDIVFYNASGPIYMCKVDDKEGLRIAQGMFVDLKLARPKQIASALGVNASTVQRNKKKYQDGGVKAFAKAAVPERTPYKLDDEKCKEIQENIDKNLSIRSAAEEAGLSEGTIRNGLKRGDLKKENSENKPKSTSERSSQDQESESGIAVKRHSERFFARKGLLEEAKPRFEASEGVKYGGVLIALPVILSQGLLDIGKQVYKKLSNGFFGLQTIFLTLIFMSLLRIKTPEQLTRHSPGELGIVLGLDRAPEVKTLRRKIEELGNQGNAREFADLLARHWADENPDVLGFLYIDGHVRPYHGKNKLPKTHVAQKRLCMPATTDFWVNGTDAQPLFFVTTEANDTLLSTIENEILPEIKQLVEGDKRVTLVFDRAGWSPKTFKKWYDMGFDVMTYRKGSYEPWPEECFQEFEIKICNKKVKYNLGQRSVNMGLKNEDFWMREVRRLCDNGHQTSIITTKQDIDEIFVAVRMFSRWKQENFFRYMGIEFDFNHLCTYDVEPADLERLVPNPAIKEKKKELEKIKKEYEKNLKKLSDAVIQNNDVNQNAKLMQTIRDLDIRCAELVEVISDMPEKVAVKETMDEDKIVKLETERKILTDLIKMTAYRAETSLFDLLVPPVLARNEEEGRSFLKAVFQTPADIIPDEENKCLIVQFHTMANQRSNSALKALCEIINHEECLYPGTDLRLVFNPPELQTKLRPCQEV from the coding sequence ATGAAAGCTCTTCAGCATTCACTTCCATTTCTTCCAGAGGAAATTCAAATAATAAGTGATAAGATTGGTGTTGTTCGCAATGACAGCGATATTGTATTTTACAATGCTTCAGGTCCGATATATATGTGCAAGGTTGATGATAAAGAAGGGCTTCGTATTGCCCAAGGCATGTTTGTTGATCTTAAACTTGCACGTCCAAAACAAATAGCATCAGCGCTCGGAGTAAATGCAAGTACTGTACAGAGAAATAAAAAAAAGTATCAGGATGGCGGTGTTAAAGCTTTCGCTAAAGCTGCTGTGCCTGAACGAACACCGTACAAACTTGATGATGAGAAATGTAAAGAGATCCAGGAAAATATTGATAAAAATTTATCAATAAGATCAGCGGCAGAAGAGGCTGGATTAAGCGAAGGAACAATTAGAAACGGCTTGAAGAGAGGTGATCTTAAAAAAGAGAATTCTGAAAATAAACCAAAGAGTACATCAGAGCGTTCTTCCCAAGACCAGGAAAGTGAAAGTGGAATAGCAGTTAAACGCCACAGCGAAAGATTCTTTGCAAGAAAAGGTTTGCTGGAGGAAGCAAAACCCCGTTTTGAGGCATCTGAAGGGGTTAAATACGGCGGTGTTCTTATTGCTCTGCCGGTTATATTATCCCAGGGACTGCTGGATATCGGAAAACAGGTTTATAAAAAATTAAGCAACGGTTTTTTCGGTTTGCAGACCATATTTTTAACATTGATCTTCATGTCGCTTCTCAGGATAAAAACTCCTGAACAATTAACCAGACATTCGCCAGGGGAACTGGGAATTGTCCTGGGACTTGACCGCGCTCCTGAAGTAAAAACATTAAGGAGAAAAATAGAAGAACTGGGGAACCAGGGAAATGCAAGAGAATTTGCTGATTTGCTTGCCCGTCACTGGGCAGATGAAAATCCTGATGTATTGGGATTTCTTTATATAGACGGGCATGTGCGGCCTTATCACGGTAAAAATAAACTTCCAAAAACACATGTTGCACAAAAACGTCTTTGTATGCCTGCAACAACTGATTTCTGGGTAAATGGCACTGACGCGCAGCCTTTATTTTTCGTAACAACTGAAGCAAATGACACCCTGCTTTCAACCATTGAAAACGAGATTTTACCTGAAATCAAACAACTTGTTGAAGGTGATAAAAGGGTTACACTGGTTTTCGACCGTGCAGGCTGGAGTCCTAAAACCTTTAAAAAATGGTATGATATGGGGTTCGATGTAATGACATACCGCAAAGGCAGTTATGAACCCTGGCCTGAAGAATGTTTCCAGGAATTTGAAATTAAAATCTGTAATAAAAAAGTCAAATACAACCTTGGCCAGCGTTCTGTCAATATGGGGCTTAAAAATGAAGATTTCTGGATGCGTGAAGTCAGGAGACTTTGTGATAACGGACACCAGACTTCTATCATAACAACAAAACAGGATATTGATGAAATTTTTGTTGCAGTTCGAATGTTTTCCCGCTGGAAACAGGAAAATTTCTTCCGTTACATGGGAATAGAGTTCGATTTCAACCATCTTTGTACCTATGATGTTGAACCGGCTGATCTCGAACGTCTTGTTCCTAATCCAGCTATAAAAGAGAAGAAAAAAGAGCTTGAAAAAATAAAAAAAGAGTATGAAAAGAATCTTAAAAAGCTTAGTGATGCAGTAATTCAAAATAATGACGTTAATCAAAATGCAAAATTAATGCAGACGATCAGGGATCTGGATATTAGATGTGCTGAACTGGTAGAAGTTATAAGCGATATGCCTGAAAAGGTTGCTGTCAAAGAAACGATGGATGAAGATAAGATTGTCAAACTCGAAACAGAGAGAAAGATATTAACCGATCTTATAAAAATGACTGCTTATCGCGCAGAAACATCTCTTTTCGATCTCCTTGTTCCTCCTGTTCTTGCCCGGAATGAAGAAGAGGGGCGCTCTTTTCTTAAAGCTGTTTTCCAGACTCCAGCAGATATAATACCTGATGAAGAAAATAAATGCCTGATCGTACAGTTTCATACAATGGCAAACCAGAGATCAAATAGTGCCCTTAAAGCTTTATGTGAGATAATAAATCACGAAGAATGCCTTTACCCTGGAACAGATCTCCGCCTTGTTTTTAACCCCCCAGAGTTGCAAACGAAATTACGCCCATGTCAGGAGGTCTGA
- a CDS encoding peptidylprolyl isomerase, whose amino-acid sequence MKKPIKPLYFIIIIIVITAAIFTALSLLRKPPKDQDSRDPELIARVGPNEIRIKQFKQEIEYRKNRGKIDKQALLEEMIEYETLLVKALEAGLDKDPEIVRAYRNSLVGKYKSLNLTPMIENIKISDIEIEKYYNAHRETYTRPEKARLAVLYMKTHSTMSEEKIKSIREKMSEAKEKVLELSGEKGFGKLAISFSEDQTSRYKGGDLGWLSKGRNYRWDEKVIQAGFALENIGDVSDIIDTDKGLYLVKLMDKRDAEITPLEKVNARIKHELLLEKRRQTETNFKQNVRTSVPVKKYSYVLETIQIPDSSGNEKVPALP is encoded by the coding sequence ATGAAAAAGCCTATCAAACCATTATATTTTATTATCATCATTATTGTCATTACTGCCGCTATATTCACGGCTTTATCCCTTCTTCGTAAACCTCCAAAGGATCAAGATTCCCGTGATCCTGAACTCATAGCCAGAGTCGGGCCTAATGAAATCAGGATCAAGCAGTTTAAGCAGGAAATAGAATACAGGAAAAATCGGGGGAAGATTGACAAACAGGCTCTTTTGGAAGAAATGATAGAATACGAAACTCTCCTGGTAAAAGCCCTGGAAGCCGGACTTGACAAAGACCCTGAGATTGTAAGGGCATACCGGAACAGCCTTGTGGGAAAATACAAATCTCTGAATCTTACACCCATGATTGAAAATATCAAAATCTCTGACATTGAAATAGAAAAATATTACAACGCACACAGGGAAACTTATACCAGGCCTGAAAAAGCACGCCTGGCTGTTTTATACATGAAAACACACAGCACCATGTCAGAGGAAAAAATAAAAAGCATAAGGGAAAAAATGTCAGAAGCAAAGGAAAAAGTCCTGGAACTTTCAGGGGAAAAAGGTTTTGGAAAACTGGCAATATCTTTTTCCGAAGATCAGACAAGCCGTTATAAAGGAGGTGATCTCGGATGGTTAAGCAAAGGACGGAATTACCGCTGGGATGAAAAAGTTATACAGGCCGGATTTGCCCTTGAAAATATCGGGGATGTCAGTGATATAATTGACACAGATAAAGGTTTATATCTTGTCAAACTAATGGATAAAAGAGACGCTGAAATTACCCCGCTTGAAAAAGTAAATGCGCGCATCAAACACGAATTACTGCTTGAAAAACGCAGGCAGACCGAAACCAATTTCAAGCAGAATGTCCGTACCTCGGTTCCTGTAAAAAAATATTCTTATGTTCTTGAAACAATTCAAATCCCAGATTCATCAGGCAATGAAAAAGTTCCTGCCCTGCCTTAG
- a CDS encoding DNA cytosine methyltransferase, translated as MSGGLNIGFDNLAPTVRSAFTGKRNTTSVLNSTAGQKAWGDMQIWPSGVQADRKKASAFPAKNGHFRLSVQDVGLIQGFPESWKFSGAVYQILGQIGNSVSPPVAYQVALSVANVLKKA; from the coding sequence ATGTCAGGAGGTCTGAATATTGGGTTTGACAACTTGGCCCCCACTGTCAGAAGTGCCTTCACAGGTAAGAGAAACACCACTTCTGTTCTGAACAGCACAGCAGGTCAGAAGGCCTGGGGGGATATGCAAATATGGCCCAGCGGCGTTCAGGCAGACAGGAAAAAGGCATCGGCGTTTCCTGCGAAAAATGGTCATTTCAGACTTTCGGTTCAGGATGTCGGTCTGATCCAGGGCTTCCCTGAATCGTGGAAATTTTCCGGAGCTGTATATCAGATACTTGGACAAATAGGTAATTCTGTCTCACCTCCAGTTGCTTATCAGGTTGCATTAAGCGTTGCAAACGTATTGAAAAAAGCATAA